The DNA sequence ATAGAAAAAGTCCGCGAAGCATTCTTATGCTTCGCGGACTTTTTGATTAATTAACCTTGTGGAATGGTCTGTTGGCTATCGTCCTGTTTAAGAGCATCTTTCAAGTCTTTGACTTTGATCTTTACATCAGCTTCTTTAACAAGTTTATCTAGCTTCTCCTGAGCTTTCACAGGATCAATCTTCTTCATAGCCAGTTCACGGCGAATGTCTTTCTTCGCCTTGTCATAGGATTCTACATCTTTGTTTTCACGCTTGTCTTCAAGCTTGATGATGTGGTAGCCGAAGCTGGACTGGACCGGATCTGAAACCTCGCCTTTTTTCATTTTATAGGCTGCATTAAGGAATGCCTCGTCCATATTATCTTTGGCAGAGAACCAGCCAAGTTCGCCACCCTTGTCCTTGTTGGCATCATCTTTTGAATATTTCTTAGCCAATTCGGCGAAGTCGCCACCTGCATCCAATTCTTTTTTCACTTTTTCAGCTGTTTTCTTATCGTCGACAAGAATGTGGCTTGCTTTAAGTTCAGTCTTCATGCGATCATACTGCTTCTTGATATCAGCATCTTTCACTTTGATATCTTCTGTGACAGCTTGTTCCTGAAGAAGGTTCAGGCGCAAGTTTTCCTTCAGCTGCTTCTCAGTGAAGCCTTGTTGCTGAAGAGCTTGCTTATAGCCATCGCCAAGCTGATCTTTAATCTTCTGAAGTTCATCATTTACTTGCTTGTCAGTTACTTTGTACTTGTCTTCAAGGACTTTAGCTGTAACCATTTCCTTCAGCACATCATTACCGCTGCGTTGTTTCATTTCGTTATAGAAATCTTCTTTTTTGATGTCACCGGCTTTGGAAGTAGCGATCGTTTCCGGATCTCCTTTTCCTGAACCTGAATCATTGCTGCATGCAGCCAGACCAAAAATACTGGCGGACAGTGTCAGCGCAATTGCTAATTTCTTCATCTATGAACACTCCCAGTTTTAATGTTTGCGGACAAGACTTAATATAACATATATGATGGGGGAAAACATAGTCAAATCCTCTACAAAGATACGAGCTATTCCGACATATCTGGTTCAAAGGCCTTCATTAAAATAAAAAGACAGCAGGCTTTTTGGCCCGCTGTCATCATTGTGTATCCTGCTCAATCAAAATATCCATGCCACATGTCCGGTTGGCGACCATAGAGCGCTTCGGAGCGCGTAGCAAATGCCCAGTATAGATAAAATCTTTAAGTGAAAGTCCGATATTGGCTGCCGTCAGTATAAGCGTATAGACGTAGAAATCTTTTAATACAAGGCTTGAAATCAGACCTGGCACAGTGAAAAGAATTGTCGGTGACAGGGCAGTGAGCATAGATACAGGTTTTGACAAATGGTTTTTTGTACAAAAGTAAAAAACAGGAAATATTTTCAGCTTCCAGCGTTGAACAATGCGAATCTGTTTTCCGAGCAAAATGCATGGAACAAGATGCAGCAATGAGTATATTGTTGGCATCAGGAGAAAGATTACAGCGAATGGGAAGAATGCCCCGTCATTCGTAAACGCTTTGTGATGAAAAATGGAAATCGGTACGTAAAGCAGTATGAACATGAACAAACCAAGCAGAAACGATACAAAATAACGGCGTTCCTGGCCATATTCTTTATTCATGTTGACACTCTTCCAGCAATTCACCTTAGGTCCCTCCAAAATTAACTTATTTCATCGTTATGATAGAAAATCATAGTATCTTTTATTGAAAAAATCAACAGTCTTTTTAACTTTTTTAAAGGAATTAAATATATAATGAGGAATATGTACTTAACGCGTTGAAAGGAGGGCTTCCAATCAATACATTATCATTCCATCTGCATCTGATTTCCGACCTTATCAGTGCTGATGAATATCCATTTACAAAACTTGTAATCAACAAGGGACTGACCGAGCCGGAATATAATGAATTGTTCCATCTGCTGGAGGAATTGAATTGCCGCTACATTCAGCAGAAGGAGGAAGGCCTCCTCGACTATACGTGTTTGCTCATTCATTTTGCCGGGATGCTGAATTTAAAGTTGCATCCGGACCAGGCAATGCTTGCATTGAAGAGGCAAGGCCTCTATACAGAGCTTATGGAAGAATTCATAGGAATAATTAAGAAATCGGAAAAACGAGGCCTTAGATGGCGTTGAATAAAAAATGTCCGGCTAGACTGAGACTAGCCGGACATTTTTTATTTTTTATTTACTTTATCTTCCAAGTCGCGCAAAGATGCCTCGATTTGTTCGAGATACTCATGGATATTTTGCTGATGCGGTGCGACAGCATGTTTCCATTCTTCTACGGATTTTTTCATTTCTTTAGTAAGATTGTTCATGAGAGCCGCGCCTTCTTTGGAAGTCTCGGCAATCTGTCGTTTGAGACGCAAGCCGTCAAGTTTCACGCTGTCGGCAAGCTCTTTCCATTCAAGGCCTTGCTGTTTTACACGGAAACGGACGTCTCTTCCAG is a window from the Aciduricibacillus chroicocephali genome containing:
- a CDS encoding peptidylprolyl isomerase — translated: MKKLAIALTLSASIFGLAACSNDSGSGKGDPETIATSKAGDIKKEDFYNEMKQRSGNDVLKEMVTAKVLEDKYKVTDKQVNDELQKIKDQLGDGYKQALQQQGFTEKQLKENLRLNLLQEQAVTEDIKVKDADIKKQYDRMKTELKASHILVDDKKTAEKVKKELDAGGDFAELAKKYSKDDANKDKGGELGWFSAKDNMDEAFLNAAYKMKKGEVSDPVQSSFGYHIIKLEDKRENKDVESYDKAKKDIRRELAMKKIDPVKAQEKLDKLVKEADVKIKVKDLKDALKQDDSQQTIPQG
- a CDS encoding YtxH domain-containing protein, coding for MANAKSLALGVLVGSAAGALATLLSTPSSGRDVRFRVKQQGLEWKELADSVKLDGLRLKRQIAETSKEGAALMNNLTKEMKKSVEEWKHAVAPHQQNIHEYLEQIEASLRDLEDKVNKK
- a CDS encoding DUF1878 family protein; the encoded protein is MKGGLPINTLSFHLHLISDLISADEYPFTKLVINKGLTEPEYNELFHLLEELNCRYIQQKEEGLLDYTCLLIHFAGMLNLKLHPDQAMLALKRQGLYTELMEEFIGIIKKSEKRGLRWR
- a CDS encoding DUF3267 domain-containing protein translates to MNCWKSVNMNKEYGQERRYFVSFLLGLFMFILLYVPISIFHHKAFTNDGAFFPFAVIFLLMPTIYSLLHLVPCILLGKQIRIVQRWKLKIFPVFYFCTKNHLSKPVSMLTALSPTILFTVPGLISSLVLKDFYVYTLILTAANIGLSLKDFIYTGHLLRAPKRSMVANRTCGMDILIEQDTQ